A genomic region of Prosthecobacter sp. contains the following coding sequences:
- a CDS encoding prepilin-type N-terminal cleavage/methylation domain-containing protein translates to MKSTRLRFNPRAFTLLEMLVVITIISLLAALTMGGYTYAMNSSKRRITTGTFEAIKLSLERYNSEFGEYPEASGDAQMVEILPGKSYDTSGAACLYQALTGDGFDQIKGASASATSDESSAQSDGKTEGTAEIRKMMLVEVPRTIWTVKNSRYIIIDGFGRPFQYIKAATPETVGETPEATTINSTYDLWSYSEDEVNTTLKSIDTLDKAQASVKWVKNW, encoded by the coding sequence ATGAAATCAACCCGTCTTAGATTCAACCCACGCGCCTTCACGTTGTTGGAGATGCTTGTTGTTATCACCATCATCTCCCTCCTCGCGGCGCTGACCATGGGCGGCTACACTTATGCCATGAACTCCTCGAAGCGCCGCATCACCACCGGCACATTTGAGGCGATCAAACTCTCCCTTGAGCGTTACAACTCGGAGTTCGGGGAATACCCCGAGGCCTCTGGTGATGCTCAAATGGTGGAAATTCTTCCCGGCAAAAGCTACGACACTTCTGGGGCGGCATGCCTGTATCAGGCCCTCACCGGCGATGGTTTCGACCAGATCAAGGGTGCCAGTGCTTCAGCGACATCAGACGAATCCTCCGCGCAATCGGATGGAAAGACAGAGGGGACTGCTGAAATTCGAAAAATGATGCTGGTGGAAGTTCCCCGAACCATATGGACCGTGAAAAACTCCCGATACATCATCATCGATGGATTTGGACGTCCTTTTCAGTATATCAAAGCAGCCACCCCGGAGACCGTTGGCGAAACTCCGGAGGCGACCACCATCAACTCCACCTACGACCTTTGGTCCTACTCCGAGGACGAGGTGAACACCACGCTAAAATCCATCGATACGCTGGACAAGGCGCAAGCGTCCGTCAAATGGGTCAAAAACTGGTGA
- a CDS encoding DUF3108 domain-containing protein codes for MVGAQAQEWTKGLTPGTAGSHLSVPPCVLTFELGWNNVITAGKATLTVREAGDYWRADATAASTGFARTLWKYDCEMTSIMHRDDLRARFLQHSETDCDETCSYRVSFEKKQVVTETLIQPRKGTPAISTTLCSYGPMDDLLSVILYVRSLELKNGQKITRVVQPWDKPYLTTFTVLGRETLAFDGKSHPCIKVGLQIRKIDRSTLTLSAYKKMKTATIWVSDDALRVPMEMHADVFIGYMSARMTDIKMLQGKGAMASLPTPMTVKLPPVQ; via the coding sequence ATGGTGGGTGCCCAGGCACAGGAATGGACCAAGGGGCTCACGCCTGGCACGGCGGGATCGCACCTGAGTGTGCCGCCCTGCGTACTGACCTTTGAACTTGGCTGGAACAATGTGATCACGGCGGGCAAGGCAACGCTGACCGTGCGGGAGGCGGGGGATTACTGGAGGGCCGACGCCACCGCCGCGAGCACTGGTTTTGCGCGAACGCTGTGGAAGTACGACTGCGAGATGACCTCCATCATGCATCGAGATGATCTGCGGGCGCGCTTTCTTCAACACAGTGAAACAGACTGCGATGAAACCTGCAGCTACCGCGTGTCTTTTGAAAAAAAGCAAGTGGTCACGGAAACGCTCATTCAACCACGGAAAGGCACACCGGCGATTTCAACGACGTTGTGTTCGTATGGGCCGATGGACGACCTTCTTTCGGTGATTCTGTACGTCCGTAGCCTGGAACTGAAGAACGGGCAAAAAATCACCCGAGTGGTGCAGCCATGGGACAAGCCGTATCTGACCACATTCACCGTGCTGGGGCGTGAAACACTGGCATTCGACGGGAAAAGCCACCCTTGCATCAAAGTGGGACTGCAGATCCGAAAGATTGACCGCAGCACGCTTACGCTGAGCGCTTACAAGAAGATGAAAACCGCCACGATCTGGGTTTCGGATGATGCCTTGCGCGTGCCCATGGAGATGCACGCGGACGTTTTCATCGGCTACATGTCCGCACGCATGACGGACATCAAAATGCTTCAAGGGAAGGGCGCTATGGCATCGCTTCCGACCCCGATGACGGTCAAACTACCACCCGTCCAATGA
- a CDS encoding type II secretion system F family protein, which translates to MPKFHYIALDQNGQETAGDLDAASEADAINQLRQSGLYPTSVAAEGQGQAAAIKKRAKSTTKGKAKVVKVGANAKVKSKSLMIFTRQLATLIDSGLPLLRGLTVLGRQEPNLVMKGTINTLADNVQTGSTFSESLQQYPRIFNKLYINMVKAGELGGVLELVLNRLAEYQEKAQKLKNKIVAAMVYPIIVMCIAAAIMVFLMMVIVPRFETIFEDMLGSKDKLPELTKWVIGFSRNMFEYKWYLLGGLVGSIVSWRALAATKGGRRWIDRTKLKLPLFGDVQRKTAISRFTRTLGTLVTSGVPILQALNITRDTAGNTIVSDAITKVHDAVKEGESMVAPLESSGVFPPMVISMVDVGEETGQLPEMLLKIADVYEDEVDNSVSALTSMLEPLMIVVLALVVGVIVMALFLPLIDVIKNLSGGAGG; encoded by the coding sequence ATGCCCAAGTTTCATTACATCGCCCTGGATCAGAACGGACAGGAAACCGCCGGAGACCTTGATGCTGCCTCCGAGGCGGACGCCATCAATCAACTTCGCCAGTCCGGCCTCTACCCGACCAGTGTCGCCGCCGAAGGACAGGGCCAGGCAGCCGCAATCAAGAAGCGCGCCAAATCGACCACCAAGGGCAAGGCCAAGGTCGTCAAAGTCGGTGCCAATGCCAAGGTGAAGAGCAAGAGCCTGATGATTTTCACGCGCCAGCTCGCCACTCTCATCGACTCCGGCCTGCCATTGCTGCGTGGTCTCACCGTGCTGGGCCGCCAGGAGCCAAATCTTGTGATGAAGGGGACGATCAACACGCTCGCCGACAATGTGCAGACGGGCAGCACCTTCTCCGAAAGCCTCCAGCAGTATCCGCGCATCTTCAACAAGCTCTACATCAACATGGTGAAGGCCGGCGAGCTTGGTGGTGTGCTAGAACTCGTGCTCAACCGCCTCGCTGAATACCAGGAGAAGGCGCAGAAGCTCAAAAACAAGATTGTCGCCGCGATGGTTTACCCCATCATCGTCATGTGCATCGCCGCTGCCATCATGGTCTTCCTCATGATGGTCATCGTGCCCCGCTTTGAAACCATCTTTGAAGACATGCTGGGCAGCAAGGACAAGCTCCCCGAGCTGACCAAATGGGTCATCGGTTTCAGTCGCAACATGTTTGAGTACAAGTGGTATCTGCTGGGCGGACTTGTTGGAAGCATCGTGAGTTGGCGCGCCTTGGCCGCCACCAAGGGCGGACGCCGCTGGATCGACCGTACCAAGCTCAAACTTCCGCTGTTCGGCGATGTGCAGCGCAAGACCGCCATTTCCCGCTTCACCCGCACCCTGGGCACGCTCGTCACCTCTGGCGTGCCGATTCTCCAAGCCTTGAACATCACCCGTGATACTGCGGGCAACACGATTGTTTCCGATGCCATCACCAAAGTCCATGATGCTGTGAAAGAAGGTGAGTCCATGGTGGCGCCGCTGGAATCCAGCGGCGTGTTTCCACCCATGGTGATCTCCATGGTCGATGTGGGCGAAGAAACCGGTCAGTTGCCCGAGATGCTCCTGAAAATCGCCGACGTCTATGAAGACGAGGTGGACAATTCTGTCTCCGCTCTCACCTCCATGCTGGAGCCGCTCATGATCGTGGTCCTCGCCCTCGTCGTGGGTGTCATCGTCATGGCTCTCTTCCTCCCGCTCATCGACGTGATCAAAAATCTCAGCGGTGGTGCCGGCGGCTGA